In Phormidium yuhuli AB48, one genomic interval encodes:
- a CDS encoding CHAD domain-containing protein, with the protein MTSSTPTFGDRAHQAISAHVEHILKYEEDVLGDRDPEALHQMRVGMRRLRSDTVGFAAAIELPKPARNRKIGKMARTLGVLRDIDVMQDLLQRQLLPNSPQKERDRLEPALKTLAKRRKAARKDTEELLRGKAYNKFKGAIQEWLQHPQYRPYADLPIRDVVADILLPSISGLLLEPGWWVGQSRPTESWAEADSSGSIETAKLTPEEVEALLLSQGKHLHNLRKQTKRVRYLMYLFTDLYSPTYQAYVSDMKELQEVLGNLQDSYVMAEFLSEALNQDFSKVAPELAQQLQRTRYQAWTEWQHLQSRYLSAPIRQVFRSEVVNGYQG; encoded by the coding sequence ATGACTTCTTCAACTCCCACCTTTGGCGATCGCGCCCACCAAGCCATCAGCGCCCATGTCGAGCATATCCTTAAGTATGAGGAGGATGTTCTGGGCGATCGCGATCCCGAAGCCCTCCATCAAATGCGGGTGGGAATGCGACGCTTACGCAGTGACACCGTTGGCTTCGCCGCCGCCATTGAACTCCCGAAACCGGCCCGAAATCGCAAGATTGGCAAAATGGCCCGCACCCTGGGGGTGTTACGGGATATTGATGTGATGCAAGATTTACTCCAGAGGCAATTATTGCCCAACAGTCCCCAAAAAGAGCGCGATCGCCTCGAACCCGCCCTAAAAACCCTCGCCAAACGCCGTAAAGCCGCCCGCAAAGACACCGAGGAGTTACTGCGGGGCAAGGCCTACAACAAATTCAAAGGGGCAATTCAGGAATGGTTACAACATCCTCAATACCGTCCCTATGCCGATTTACCGATTCGGGATGTTGTCGCCGATATTCTACTGCCGAGTATTAGTGGCTTGCTGCTAGAACCGGGTTGGTGGGTTGGCCAGTCCCGGCCGACGGAGTCATGGGCTGAGGCCGACTCCTCGGGCAGCATCGAGACAGCAAAACTGACTCCAGAGGAGGTGGAAGCCTTGCTGCTGAGTCAGGGTAAACATCTCCATAACCTGCGTAAACAAACCAAGCGAGTCCGCTATCTCATGTATCTGTTTACCGACCTCTATAGTCCGACCTATCAGGCCTATGTCTCAGATATGAAAGAGTTACAAGAGGTATTGGGCAATCTCCAGGATAGCTATGTCATGGCGGAATTTCTCAGTGAGGCCTTAAATCAGGACTTTAGCAAGGTGGCCCCTGAGTTAGCCCAACAGCTACAACGGACACGCTATCAGGCTTGGACGGAGTGGCAACATCTCCAATCTCGGTATCTCTCTGCCCCGATTCGCCAAGTCTTTCGTTCTGAAGTCGTCAACGGCTACCAAGGTTA